From Trichoderma atroviride chromosome 1, complete sequence, one genomic window encodes:
- a CDS encoding uncharacterized protein (SECRETED:SignalP(1-37)), with the protein MVACKLLLLLLVDASLNLLDAHEEFFLFFLWPGLSRALQPSELGAQTMASRHEFWRLGSLVWLGPWWREAAGFETPGLFEVLQQGFVLSAVDTPGRMRARKSDLTKIRGHLKI; encoded by the coding sequence atGGTGGCGTGCAAattactgctactgctgttgGTCGACGCCTCATTGAATCTATTGGACGCGCATGAGgagtttttccttttctttctttggcctGGCTTATCGCGTGCCCTCCAGCCCAGCGAACTGGGGGCCCAGACCATGGCCTCGAGGCATGAATTTTGGCGCTTGGGATCGCTAGTCTGGCTGGGTCCCTGGTGGAGAGAGGCGGCTGGGTTTGAAACCCCAGGTTTGTTTGAGGTTCTCCAGCAAGGGTTTGTTCTTAGTGCCGTGGATACGCCTGGCCGCATGCGAGCACGAAAGAGCGATTTGACGAAAATTCGTGGGCATTTGAAGATTTGA
- a CDS encoding uncharacterized protein (EggNog:ENOG41~TransMembrane:2 (i43-60o72-90i)), translating into MTLSPTFPPLSLEPLLTYDDKVAGLNLIADSIAQMKQRAARSLVLHPLCLTLLFATWAGVSRWAYVPSSGDPSLALLLSCGIAMIYLTAIRYSTEGYAKLAEDMRWSWLEGPESIEGDLVIGARYGGALIGALILRLEPRFSPVSSIGGRRRIRSRSVSFRGGKGVIRAWTTRLRYRGKGIGRDLLDGAIRIVKDRCGKDAEVGFAQEHANSTMLLPAFFNGAFRRDEVRAAKALEKALEEWESSKKKKR; encoded by the coding sequence ATGACCCTCTCGCCGACGTTCCCCCCGCTGTCTCTCGAGCCGCTGCTCACGTACGACGACAAGGTCGCAGGCCTGAACCTCATTGCCGACTCCATCGCCCAGATGAAGCAGCGAGCGGCCCGGTCTCTGGTTCTCCACCCGCTGTGCTTGACGCTCCTGTTCGCCACATGGGCTGGCGTCTCTCGATGGGCCTATGTGCCCTCGTCTGGGGATCCTAGCCTGGCTCTCCTGCTCTCCTGCGGCATAGCCATGATTTATCTCACAGCTATACGCTACTCCACAGAAGGCTACGCGAAACTAGCAGAAGACATGCGGTGGTCATGGCTCGAGGGCCCCGAAAGCATCGAGGGAGACCTCGTCATCGGTGCTCGCTACGGCGGCGCTTTAATCGGAGCCCTCATTCTCAGACTCGAGCCTCGCTTCTCCCCCGTGTCGTCCATTGGCGGCAGGCGCAGAATCAGGAGCAGGAGCGTGAGCTTCCGTGGGGGCAAGGGCGTCATCCGAGCCTGGACGACTCGCCTTCGCTACCGAGGAAAGGGGATCGGTCGAGACCTCCTCGACGGCGCCATCCGCATTGTCAAAGATCGCTGCGGGAAAGATGCCGAGGTGGGATTTGCACAGGAGCATGCTAATAGCaccatgctgctgccagccTTCTTCAACGGAGCGTTTCGTCGAGATGAAGTGCGTGCCGCCAAGGCTCTGGagaaggcgctggaggaaTGGGAGtcgagcaagaagaagaagaggtga
- a CDS encoding uncharacterized protein (EggNog:ENOG41~BUSCO:EOG092D4D32) produces the protein MRLYLLPVSTRRTLLYASRFVNPASPSSASTSASAPTSSSSSSSSSATSSASYIDRGADFAARKWAQWEKMERGWQRKVVDYGNQAFRRIPFQEWGLKSVPPLSARRRDDELRGRDKVELVFPPAAIPEHKAEGVLRTLATERQALHRQRLLWCFVGMPVTAPLGLVPVIPNIPFFYLVYRAWSHWRAINGGKHVQWLIQNKLIQLSPLKGSRPAIHKGRPGPRRGNRRQGADAHHAEADSRLFRDAQPADGGD, from the exons ATGAGGCTCTACCTCCTCCCCGTCTCGACGAGACGCACCCTCCTCTACGCCAGCCGCTTCGTCAacccagcatcgccatcttcagcctcaacctcggcctcagcgcccacctcttccagctccagctccagctccagcgccaccagcagcgccagttACATTGACCGCGGCGCCGACTTCGCCGCCCGCAAATGGGCCCAGTGGGAAAAGATGGAGCGCGGCTGGCAGCGCAAAGTCGTCGACTACGGCAACCAGGCCTTTCGTCGCATCCCCTTCCAGGAGTGGGGGCTCAAGTCCGTGCCGCCGCTGTCGGCTCGGCGCCGCGACGACGAGCTGCGGGGCCGTGACAAGGTCGAGCTGGTCTTCCCGCCGGCGGCGATTCCGGAGCATAAAGCAGAAGGTGTGCTGCGGACGCTGGCGACGGAGAGGCAGGCGCTGCAtcggcagaggctgctgtgGTGCTTTGTGGGGATGCCCGTTACGGCGCCGTTGGGGCTGGTGCCTGT AATCCCAAATATTCCCTTCTTCTACCTCGTCTACCGCGCCTGGTCCCATTGGCGAGCCATCAACGGCGGCAAACACGTCCAATGGCTCATCCAGAACAAGCTCATCCAGCTCTCCCCCCTCAAAGGATCTCGACCAGCTATACACAAAGGACGGCCAGGCCCCCGTCGAGGAAACCGCCGGCAAGGAGCAGATGCTCATCACGCAGAAGCAGATTCGCGACTTTTCAGAGACGCTCAACCTGCCGACGGTGGAGATTGA
- a CDS encoding uncharacterized protein (EggNog:ENOG41): MAAYLVVTEKSLRNVNARFSNTDNAVDIVKFRPNVVVDGEVDFDEDFWAELSIGGRPVLALTKLCDRCTSLNVDYDTGRFGEGEKGTLLKKLMADRRVDRGAKWEPVFGKYAFLVDGLDGADVSVGDEVAVTRRTAERPAADWAYTDKTIARFYRYS; encoded by the coding sequence ATGGCCGCCTATCTCGTCGTGACGGAGAAATCGCTCCGCAACGTCAATGCGCGCTTCTCCAACACCGACAACGCCGTGGACATTGTCAAATTCCGTCCCAACGTCGTGGTGGACGGCGAGGTCGATTTCGACGAGGACTTTTGGGCCGAGCTGTCCATCGGCGGCCGCCCCGTCCTCGCCCTGACCAAGCTGTGCGACCGGTGCACCTCGCTCAACGTGGACTACGACACGGGGCGCTTTGGCGAGGGCGAAAAGGGCACGCTgctcaagaagctgatggcggATCGGCGGGTCGACAGGGGCGCCAAATGGGAGCCCGTCTTTGGCAAATACGCCTTCTTGGTCGACGGCCTGGATGGCGCTGACGTCTCGGTCGGCGACGAGGTGGCTGTGACGAGGAGGACGGCTGAGCGGCCGGCGGCTGACTGGGCGTACACGGATAAGACTATTGCCCGCTTCTACCGTTATTCGTGA
- a CDS encoding uncharacterized protein (EggNog:ENOG41), whose protein sequence is MFNWAKQQLANVAGTQEPIYGPTAIKSVAQEAKETSTPYSELTRADHKWLALDKTCVENQVFYFFAEDGTIAFVQVIYSNVAGLRVTCQFNAKIFSRDPAKPHLWCSNPLKNVAFNEERTSFYADDCAVELSEDGNSYTIKSMNDERALVNLKVTRAAPGFQAGKTGTTLFGTDLKDPWGQMRHAFWPRCTSEGTITTKDGDVSLKGQAIYIYALQGMKPHHAAATWNFATFQGPNHSAIMMEFITPPSYGNTVVNVGAIVKDGEVIAVSSENNKVTHKASKKDTANDWPEPTQAEYDWSATGKDGKPVKAVIDATLGDRVDRIDIMAEVPGFVKTIVKAAAGTKPYIYQYSTKTTLKLKIGDEEISEDGQLFTEATFISDLAH, encoded by the exons ATGTTCAACTGGGCAAAGCAGCA GCTGGCCAACGTCGCCGGCACCCAAGAGCCCATCTACGGCCCGACCGCCATCAAATCGGTCGCCCAAGAGGCAAAGGAGACCAGCACGCCGTATTCCGAACTGACCAGAGCCGACCACAAGTGGCTGGCACTGGACAAGACTTGCGTCGAGAACCAGGTCTTTTACTTCTTCGCCGAGGACGGCACCATCGCCTTTGTCCAGGTCATCTATAGCAACGTTGC CGGCCTTCGAGTGACGTGCCAATTCAACGCAAAGATCTTCTCCCGTGATCCGGCCAAGCCGCATCTTTGGTGCTCAAACCCGCTCAAGAACGTCGCCTTCAACGAGGAAAGAACATCCTTCTACGCCGATGACTGCGCCGTCGAGCTGTCCGAAGATGGCAACTCGTACACAATCAAGAGCATGAATGACGAGAGGGCACTGGTCAACCTCAAGGTTACCCGGGCAGCGCCCGGCTTCCAAGCCGGAAAGACGGGCACGACGCTATTCGGCACAGACCTCAAGGACCCCTGGGGACAGATGCGCCACGCATTCTGGCCCCGCTGCACCTCTGAgggcaccatcaccaccaaggACGGCGACGTCAGCCTCAAGGGCCAGGCCATCTACATCTACGCCCTGCAGGGCATGAAGCCGCACCACGCCGCTGCGACATGGAACTTTGCCACCTTCCAGGGCCCTAACCACTCTGCCATCATGATGGAATTCATCACACCTCCCTCTTACGGCAACACGGTTGTCAATGTcggcgccatcgtcaagGATGGAGAGGTGATCGCCGTCAGTTCCGAGAACAACAAAGTCACGCATAAGGCCTCTAAGAAAGACACTGCCAACGACTGGCCCGAGCCTACCCAGGCCGAATACGACTGGTCAGCAACCggcaaggacggcaagcCGGTCAAGGCCGTGATTGATGCCACCCTGGGAGACCGTGTCGACAGGATTGACATCATGGCCGAGGTGCCCGGGTTCGTCAAGACTATTGTCAAGGCCGCTGCCGGAACGAAGCCCTACATCTACCAG TACTCTACCAAGACTACTCTAAAACTCAAGATTGGCGATGAGGAGATTTCTGAAGACGGCCAGCTCTTTACCGAGGCCACTTTTATTTCTGATCTCGCGCACTAA